In Brienomyrus brachyistius isolate T26 chromosome 11, BBRACH_0.4, whole genome shotgun sequence, the DNA window tgtcatttttttgccACATCTTTCTTTCAGTCACAAACTTAAGATGCTAACTGCTTATTTTCTTCGTTTGGTACGCTGCACAGATGGATTCCTTGTTCCCCGAGTCAATGTCTCTGCTATTGAGTGTTATGTAGTGATTACCATTGCGTACGAAGGGCACTAGACAGCCTCTCTTAATTAATAACCCTATTATACCAGGCATGGTAATACCGGCGTCACCAGTCACACTGTCAAGGGCGCTAAGCAGAAACATTCCGGTTGCACGTTCACTGAATGGATATGAGGTGCAGCGTCAATACAATAAATGCAATAAGGCACCTGAATTTTATAATCTATAAAAGACAAATACAACAAcagtaacaacaataacaataacaataataagactgtttttattattattatcattgttgttgttgttattattaagaaataataataatagtaataataataatgtactttaagtgtgtgtatgtgtgtgtgtatatatatatatatatgtatataaatatatatatatgtatatatatatatatatatatatatatatatatatatatatatatatatatatatatatatatatatatatatatatatatatatatatgtgacaCCAGATCGGCTCATGGaaactgaaatgaaatattGTGACTTTAATCCCTCAGTCAGTGCCGGACAAGACTTATTGTGTGTTCAAAATAATCTACAGGCAATCATTTCTTTAACTATGCAGCTGTTTTGCAAACGATTATCCGACATGTGACGGAATAAGAAGTACTGTAATACTACAGAGCTTGTTCCTTGTACATTTTCCTATATTGATTCAGGGAAATTCAATTCCGAATCACATGCCTTGTTTTAATCCATTTTCATCCCGGGTTTAAGAAATTAATCCAAAACTATAATTTTAAGGTCATTCGTTCAAAATGTGACTTTTCAAGATCTTAAGCTGTACGTAGATATATACCTCAATATGCTTTCCTGTATTTGTAATATAAGCAAATCGTATTCTGTTGGCATTACAGTTTACTTTttcagattaaaaaataatttcacaAACCGCATAAACTGAAACAAAGTATCTAGCTCTATATAAAATTAGTATAACAGCGTCAATTAACAATGatgattattactattattatcgttattattgttgttgttgttgctgctgctgctgctgttgtcatTGTCGTCGTTGTGCCACAACTTATGCTAATTTTCACTCAATATTAACTCAAATGTTTTTTAATCAAATTCATCATATTGGAAAGTTGATCGCttcttttattacaaatatttaaaaattgtgtATTGAAAAGACCTCGACTAGGCATTCACTAACAGGTCACACGTCGATTGTTGTTCTTTTAGCGGATCCTCTCTTTAGTTTCCTCTTTGGTGTCATATTGTGACTTGTCACTCTTCGATGCCCCATAATTAATTAGCAAATGGATTCCAACCTGCCTCACATTAGACTGGCTGCTCGCACAACAACAGCAAGGTTTTTGGGTCAATTAAATAGTCTAACGTGCTAATCCGCTTTCCTCATATAAATGTAAACAAAATAACACGTGGATTTGTTACAAAATCAGTATTCTGCGAAACAAGTACCGCTCACTTACTTTAACTTATAAGAAGAGAGAATGCATTGTGGAGCTCTGAAGTTAATCACTCAACAATactaaaatatttattatttctgtCGATGTCCACAAACGAAGAATTAGCTCTGAATAAGTGTCAGGACCGGCAGGATAAATAACTAATGAAATGATTGGCGAGTCATAAAATTAGATTTGAAACCTATTAAAATAGGCGATCGCGACGCCTTTATACTCATATACGGGAAATTCGGAGACGATAAAAGACtaacagagagagaaagagagagagagagagagagagagagagagagggagggagggagggagagagggagggaggagggaAAGCGGGCGAGCGAGATCTAGTGTGTTTGTAGAGTGAGACTTGGGAGATAGGAGGGGCTTCTGAACGACTAGAAATGTCAATCAGACCTAAGAGTCCCCAATAATCTAAAGCAATCTGTAAGGACCTGACCTTAGTCCATTCAGATCAATAGTAAAGTGAGGGAGGCAAGCACAATCGGATCGTTAACACTGGCTTTTTTATGAAGAAACATAGACTCCCCTCACAGTTTGTTGTACTCACCGTAAAGTGGATATCGTAGTACTTACAGAGAGTGCGATTCCTGACTTTTTGTGATTACAGAGGCATTCTTCTACCGACATGTCTTTCCCACAGCTGGGATACCAGTACATCCGACCGATATACCCGTCGGATCGCCAGGGTATCGGCGGTGCACGAGCCGGGACGGAACTAAGCCCGTCCGGAGCGCTGTCTAATGTCCTTTCCACGATGTACGGATCACCTTTCGCAGCTGCACAAGGATATGGCGCATTTCTTCCTTATTCTAATGATATATCAATTTTTAATCAGttggtaagtaatgtttatttatttatttatttattttaaagttgCAACACATAGTTGCAAGGACACGTGAGCGTGGTTAAGTGTttcgctaaaaaaaaaaacgcaatcaAAGGGGACGCCGTGCACTTTGTGAAAACTGACCCTGGAGAATAAAGCAAACGCATTGCTTGCGAAACATCAGGCTAATATTTTAACGAACATAATTTGAATGTGAACTTTTGTCACTCTTGTTCACTTGTACAAAATACCTTACTGCGTTAAATACCTCTAGCGCTGGTATATAGTATACACGACTCGTTTTTGAAGCAAATCCGATAAGTGATAATTTTTTTGTGGATCCCTCGGCACATATAATGAATACATTAGATCTGCTTGTCTGCCAAGAGGGCTGCGAAAAGCACTGCCCGATGTTTTCCCTTATCATTAGTAGGCCTCTTAACTTGGTTACGCTGAAGTTTTTTGTTTCCGTTACCGTTAACAACCGTGCAAACTGTACATAACCGTATCATGTACATTACCTGACTTGTTTGCGCTCAGTTGGCTGACCTCAGCAAAACGATCGCAAAGACAAATTCGGCCAGATCGATACACCCCAGTTACTTTAAGGACGTGCGTCTTCTAAAATGTCTCTAGGTGTTTCAAGATATGTCTGTGCCACAGTAAATTTAAGGAtgttatgcatttttttaaatatatttaccgTAAAAGTGACCCTGAAAATGTAAGGTCACACATCCACATATACTATATAGTGCTACCTGTAAatcgtttttctttttattctttttaggGAGCTCAGTATGAGTTGAAAGACAGTCCAGGTGTACAACACCCCGGCTTTCCTCACACTCATCCCGCTTTCTATCCCTACGGTCAGTACCAGTTTGGTGACCCGTCCAGACCCAAGAATGCCACGAGGGAGAGCACCAGCACGCTGAAGGCCTGGTTAAGCGAGCACCGCAAAAACCCGTACCCCACCAAGGGGGAGAAAATCATGCTGGCCATCATCACTAAAATGACCCTCACCCAAGTGTCCACCTGGTTCGCCAACGCCAGAAGAAGGCTAAAGAAGGAGAACAAGATGACCTGGGCGCCCAGAAGTCGGACTGATGAAGAAGGGAATGTTTATGGCAGCGATCATGAGGGGGATGATGGAGACAAACGAGAAGACGACGAAGAAATCGACTTAGAAAATATCGACACGGAAAATATCGAAAACAAGGACGACCTAGACGACCAAGATGATCTGCATGCTGATATAAAGCTCGACGGAAGAAGCGATTCTGAAATTTCGGATGGTTTTGAGGACTTGCATGGAGCAGACCACAGATTTCTTAAAACCGTGGTGAAAGAGGGAAAAGACGTGAACGGGGACCGAGATGAGCATTTCCATCACCATTCATTAGAAATCAAATCGACGCAACCCAACAACGCTGAGCAAGTGAAAATAAACCAAGGTGCCATCGGTTCCCCACCCTCAGAAAATAACGCTGCCCCAGCCCAGAAACCTAAAATCTGGTCTTTGGCTGAGACGGCGACCACCCCGGACAATCCCAGAAAATCTCCACTTGTGAATGGAAACTGTGCTGCGACCGCGACACAAGCGATAATCGCCCCTCACAGACTTATTTCTTGTCCGGTCGGGAAACTTCAGAACTGGACAAGCAGGGCTTTTTCAGCGCACCAGCTGGCGTTGATAAACTCAAACCATTACCTCGGACTGGCGAACCAGGCATCGGCGAACGGTCTTGCGATGtacggcagacagacagatgacaAGGGTCATAACTCTGAATCATCTGTAACAGGTACCTGCCCCCTAGACTGAGATTCGTACGTCATTCTTTTTTTGTGGCACGTTTTATTTACAAACAGAACGTAATACATTTTATACCGGACTGGGAAGACGTTTTAGTTTCTTTTTACGGCGTAATGTCAATAAATCTGGATGAATGTTACAAAGGATGCACCTACAGAGTGGCAACGCAGCTTGAGTTCAGAGCTGTATTAATTAACTCAAAAAGAAATGCAGGGAGGCCTACCGGGGGTACAATAATCATagcctatatatatatttaccatgtGTTTCTTACAAATGAAACGACTAAACAGGAggaatattttaaatgattaaacTCAGTATttgctttaaaattattttacagTGTGATAATTTTGCTTACTGGAATGCTGTATGTAAGTCGGTTATTCACTGTCACGTTTTGAATTCCAGTGGGCCCGAAGTCCCATTGAATATGCTCCTGCTTACCACATTTAGTTAGTTATAttgttttgatgtttttttgtGAGTAAAAGTCATAGGCCGTATGCCAATTTTGGCAGAATTATGATTACTGAAAATATTCTCCGTCCAcgccatattattattattattattattattattattattattattattattattatttcagaaaGATCTAGTGCCTTGGAAGCAGATTAAAAAGTTGTTAAAAATCGCCTCATCAAGTTCAAAGACGGTAAGCGAGCATTACGTTACTTAATTTGGATGTATTTGTGTCCTTCAACTGTAAATCCGCTCTGTTTTAATGCGTTATCAAAATAACAGTTTTAAACGCGTGCCAGGGTAAGGCTTTGTAGCATTACGTCGTTTCATGTTGAAGTGCTGCCTGTTTAAAACAGGAAGCTCCGACTTAGACTGCATCGAATTATTGACGGTCAGTTTTTTGATCGTAGTCCCGAATCCCCTTCGCCATAAAAAGTACACACCATGGTCAAGAAATatcttcattacattaaaaaaagaaaaaaaatcttctgTATTTTCCAGGCCTCAGAACCCACTAGAAGCAGCAGTGGTTGTATCCGTGATCCTCTCCTTATAAGcgttctgttgttttttttttttttaatttttaaaatatatatatatatatatatatattagtttaTTTCGAACAGTTGTAAGGAATGTAAAATATTACTACTAAGTCTCTGTATACGTACCTTGTAAGCATGTGCTGTGTAAAACTGCTAATGTAATATTGTATGAAATTGTGGTCCGTGAGCTTTTCTTTTTGTAAGTTCCGTGAGGATTTgatgtttaaaatgttttgtataTACAGTAAAGAAAATGTACATACTGGTGACCCAAATTGTACAAGAAAGTATATATTTTGGCTAATAAATGAACCGTTGGAACTTTATCAGATCATGTGGcttaaatattattttcatttgtgtttGGTATTTATAAAGTGGCTCAATTATGCTATTATTTTTCGCAAAATGAAACGTTTTTGTGCTGAGACAGTTTAACGTCGACGGTGACGCCGAATACCCTTAGGCGCGAAAGGGCTGTTTTCTTTGCATCGTAAAATACGAAACAAATATATGGATACACGGTGCTTTCGTGATTAAAGGTATTGCAGCCAGTTCGGGGTATAATTATCTATAGTTAAATGAAAACGTGTGTATTTGtatacacatatacagtatTAGTGAATTTTACTTAGACAAAAGAAGCAAGTTTACATATGATTTAGGCCTATACTTATTCCATTTTGAATAAAATAGTGTGATCTTGAGAATATTTTGCTGAAATGCTGGATGCATAgggtggttttatttttttcacgaagCATAAATAGCCTTTCATTCGGGGGCAGCTTGCAAAAtcataattttcattttatgtttGCGATTTAGCTCTTTAAATATTTAGTATGAATTCTAATCAGACATTGATTCCGCATCGCTCTCCATATGCCTGCAATGCATagtgaaataatttatttatgtttgttttctcCTCTCCAAGATAATTTGCATATTACTAGCTTTGTTTAACGCCTAAAGAAAGTTTGCGCAAAGTTGGGATTGGAGCTCCCTCTACAGGTTACCGTTTCTCACCAACCAGCAGACCAATTCCCACGTCAGCACCTCGTCGCTCTTCTCATCCGGCGATTTTTAAATGCTATTAACTTTAGGCAAAATACAAATAGACGACCGAACATTTTCCGAGATTTTAAGTGTTTAATTTCTTAAGATGCTTATGTTTTTAATTGCACAATTTATGTTCTTAAATTTGCTGAACCTACCTTTAAATAAATACCGCAGAAATCGAAAATATTCCTGCACTGTCATATCAAGAATGgcctataataataattgcaaatGACTAATAATTGCAAATAACTAAACTGGGTGCACCCGTGTGTCTGTTAGGTGTATTTGTGTTTAATGGCGTATTAAAACGATATAGATATAACAGATTTGTCTATGCACACAAATATGTTCATGGTTaggttaatatatatatatatatatatatatatatatatatatatatatatatatatatatatatattaccagGATTTAACAATTCTGGAAAATATTGTTAATTATTATGTGGGGTAACATAAAATTAGCTCCCTACATTGAATTTTTGGCAGCTTTACTGTAATGTATTTTATgtgatgttatttttattttttttaataattattgcTGTTGTTCTGTTGTGGATGTTGGTATCCTTACATATTAGAAACCATGGAGTAGCCTGTTCCTTGCCCACGACCATGTCATTGCataaaatacataataatacgacaaactgacatttttcagATATCCGACGCCTGGCCGAAAGCAATAGGTAAATATTTAGTCACGACTTTGTAAACTGCAAAGAACTACATGTAAAACTTGCTTTTTAAAGGTAACGAATGTGTAATTCCAATTCGCTTACGTaaagagaaaaaaatccacacaaaccagatttaaaaatattttttccatgGCTATATATAGTGCTAGTGCGGACCTTAGAAGGAAAATAACGCGCAATAACAAATTTCAGCTTAAATCCTTTAAAACAGGAGTTatgtataaattatttattttattttttttgtttgctttcaTGACTCCATCAAATGTAGGCTTATTTATCTTTTATTAAGCACTGTAACTCTGTATGTAAAATCATTATAAGGtgctttcattttttatttaactaACTGTAGTCATTCGTCTCAAACACAATCTTCTTCGCTAAGTCTTCTCTCCGCAGtgctaaaacacatttacaAAGCATAATGACTCCTTCGTACGCTTGTTAAAAAAATGCTCTATGCAACACGACACGAAGCTTAAGGAACTGATGGTCCGGGTAAAGGATTATAAA includes these proteins:
- the LOC125704076 gene encoding iroquois-class homeodomain protein irx-3-like isoform X3; the encoded protein is MSFPQLGYQYIRPIYPSDRQGIGGARAGTELSPSGALSNVLSTMYGSPFAAAQGYGAFLPYSNDISIFNQLGAQYELKDSPGVQHPGFPHTHPAFYPYGQYQFGDPSRPKNATRESTSTLKAWLSEHRKNPYPTKGEKIMLAIITKMTLTQVSTWFANARRRLKKENKMTWAPRSRTDEEGNVYGSDHEGDDGDKREDDEEIDLENIDTENIENKDDLDDQDDLHADIKLDGRSDSEISDGFEDLHGADHRFLKTVVKEGKDVNGDRDEHFHHHSLEIKSTQPNNAEQVKINQGAIGSPPSENNAAPAQKPKIWSLAETATTPDNPRKSPLVNGNCAATATQAIIAPHRLISCPVGKLQNWTSRAFSAHQLALINSNHYLGLANQASANGLAMYGRQTDDKGHNSESSCLGSRLKKKKSSVFSRPQNPLEAAVVVSVILSL
- the LOC125704076 gene encoding iroquois-class homeodomain protein irx-3-like isoform X2; this translates as MSFPQLGYQYIRPIYPSDRQGIGGARAGTELSPSGALSNVLSTMYGSPFAAAQGYGAFLPYSNDISIFNQLYQFGDPSRPKNATRESTSTLKAWLSEHRKNPYPTKGEKIMLAIITKMTLTQVSTWFANARRRLKKENKMTWAPRSRTDEEGNVYGSDHEGDDGDKREDDEEIDLENIDTENIENKDDLDDQDDLHADIKLDGRSDSEISDGFEDLHGADHRFLKTVVKEGKDVNGDRDEHFHHHSLEIKSTQPNNAEQVKINQGAIGSPPSENNAAPAQKPKIWSLAETATTPDNPRKSPLVNGNCAATATQAIIAPHRLISCPVGKLQNWTSRAFSAHQLALINSNHYLGLANQASANGLAMYGRQTDDKGHNSESSVTGTCPLD
- the LOC125704076 gene encoding iroquois-class homeodomain protein irx-3-like isoform X1, with the translated sequence MSFPQLGYQYIRPIYPSDRQGIGGARAGTELSPSGALSNVLSTMYGSPFAAAQGYGAFLPYSNDISIFNQLGAQYELKDSPGVQHPGFPHTHPAFYPYGQYQFGDPSRPKNATRESTSTLKAWLSEHRKNPYPTKGEKIMLAIITKMTLTQVSTWFANARRRLKKENKMTWAPRSRTDEEGNVYGSDHEGDDGDKREDDEEIDLENIDTENIENKDDLDDQDDLHADIKLDGRSDSEISDGFEDLHGADHRFLKTVVKEGKDVNGDRDEHFHHHSLEIKSTQPNNAEQVKINQGAIGSPPSENNAAPAQKPKIWSLAETATTPDNPRKSPLVNGNCAATATQAIIAPHRLISCPVGKLQNWTSRAFSAHQLALINSNHYLGLANQASANGLAMYGRQTDDKGHNSESSVTGTCPLD